The DNA segment CTGTCCTCGTTCTGTTCCCGCGTACTGACGCGGATGTAGCCGTAAATCATTCCCGTGGTATCAACTCCTGTCGTTTTTTGTCGTTTCTTTTGTTGAGCCTCCAGGTCTTCCGCCATTTTCCCCGAAGGTATGGATATATTATAAAGCGCCTGCCTTCATCCGGCATTTCTGCGGGATCAAAGCAGGCGCTCTGCGCTTCTTTCTCTATTTATATCCATCTGCCGGCAGGCCCGGCTCTATTTTTCCGGCACTGCACCGGCCATGCCGACCGCGGCCTTTCTTTTCTTTTGTTCCGGAGTCTCCTCTTCCTCCCTGTCGCCGTACAGCTTTCCGATCAGGAAAGAGGAAATGCTCACCGTGACGAGGGAACAGGCGATGTTCATCGGAGAAATGTAGCTTAAGGAAAGCATCAGCACTACAACGTCCGTAGCGAGGTAGCATTTTTCCAGCTTCACCTTCGTCAGTTTGTTTAAAATCAGCGCCAGCGCATCGTCTCCTCCGGAAGCACCGCCTGACCGGACGATGAGGCCGACACCGACACCGACAAACAGGCCGCCGAGGACTGCCGCCAGAAGCGGTTTGTCGCCCATGTAAGGCAGAAGGTGCCCTGTCCGTTCGTGAAGCGAATAAAAAAAGGAATACCCCAGACTTGCAATCACGGCATTTTTTATGAATCCGCCGCCTAAAAGCTTCCAGGCCGCCAGATAGCAGGCGATGTCCATCACCGGCCCGGTGATGCTCGGCGAAATATGAAACCAGTGCTGAAAGAGAAGCTGGAGCCCGAAGACGCCGCCCTCGGTAATCTGGCTCTGGCTGTGTACATTATAAAGGCCGAACGACAGGATGGCTGTTCCAAGCAGGAGAAGGCCGTACCGGGCTGCCGCCCGCCGAATCTCTGCTTTTTGCAGCATTTTCATGAATAACAACTCCTTTTTTCTTTATGATATGACGTCTGAAATTGTCATGACAATCTTATCATAAAGGATATAGTAAGTATAGAGTCAAGGAGTTTTTATATATATTTTTCCGCGAGGGCTTCGATGGCGCCAGGATTTTCCTTCCTCCAGGCGTCAAAGCCAAGGCCGCTTTCTTCTGCCATTTTCCCCAGTTCCACGAGAAAGGCCGAGATTTCCGACTGGAGAATTGTCCCGATTTCCTTTCCCATGGTCTCGAAGCCCTGGCGCTCGTTGCCTCCCAGATACAGCGTGAACGCCGGCTGAGGCTTTCCGTCCGCCAGCTTTCTGGCGCCGCGAAATCCCATGACGCCGGTCTGGTGGGTGCCGCAGGAGGACGGGCAGCCAGAAATGTGAATCTTTGGCAGGGCATCATACGAAAGCCCGGCTTCCCGCACTGCCTTCATGCAGGATAAAAGGAGCGCCTGGGAATCCCTTGGCCCTGTCTGGCAGGTACTTCCGCCAATGCAGCTCACGGACATTTCAAATATGCTTTCCGCGCTGTCCGTTGTGATGGACAGGACGGTTTCTGCCTCCGCTCCCGTCAGGTTGATGAGGTAAGCCGTCTGATCCGGGGAAAGGCGCATCTCCACGGCTTCCATGTCCTGTACGGCGCGGCACAGCCGGCAGAAAATCTCCCTGTCCGGCATGCCGCCGATGGGATGCCAGACAGCTGTGTAAAGGCCTGCCTGCTTTTGGGGAAGAATCCGGGGGCCGGGCGGCGGGTCTCCGGCCCCGACCTTTGCAATCACCGGCGGCACAAGGGAAACCGCAAGCTCCCCGCCCAAAGAAAAGACCTTTGAAAGCTCCGCCTCAAATACCTTCCTGTAAGCGTCCGGGCCGCCCAGGGCCTCCGGAAGGAAGCGTGTCCTGGCCTTCGCCCGGTTTTCGTAATTCCCGTATGCATGAAACAGCTCCCACATGGCATGCACATAATAAAGAACGTGTTCCGGCTTCACGCCCTCTGCCGTCCGGATTCCGAACTTCGGCATGCCGCCCAGACCGCCGGCACTGTACACGTCGAACGTCCCGTCCGGCCTGGCTGCAAAGCCCAGGTCGCGGTATGTGGCGTGGGTCAGGTTTTCCGGGGAATTGGAAAAGCCGATTTTTAGCTTCCTCGGGAGCTTTTCCGCCTTTAGAAACTGCATCATATACTCCCCGGCCGCCTTCGCCCAGGGCTGGACGTCAAAATATTCGCCAGGTTCCACGCCGGATAAGGGCGAACACATCACGTTTCTCGGGTAATCCCCGCCGCCGCCCATAGTGACAATCCCATGTTCCAGCGCCTCCTCCATGATGTCGGCAGCCGTCTGGCCGTCCAGGTCATGAAGCTGGATTGTCTGGCAGGTGGTGAAATGAAGCCGTTCAATTCGGTACTTTTCGATAATCCCGGCGAGAAAGAGAAGCGTTTCCTTCGTGACCTGCCCGGCCGGCATCCGAAGCCGCAGCATGTTTTTTGCCCCGCCCCTCTGGGCATAGCTTCCGTAGTAGCCGGAAATGCTTTTGTATTCCATTTTGTCTATTTCACCGGAGTAAAACGCCGCGGTTCTTTCCCGGAATGTTTTGATGTCTTCTTTCCAAAGTTCCGGATTTTTTATATCCATACCAAAATCTCCTGTCTGATTGATATTCTGATGGTAGGATTCTCCGTTTGGGGGTGGGTTATGCTTAGAAAAAGCACAGATGCGTCCTTGCGGATAAAACCGCAGACCTTTGGTACAATACTCCTAAAACTGTTTTAGGAGGAAAACATAAATGAATACCCACTCTCATCCCAAACTCCTGTCTTCCGAGAGAATCGCAAGTTATCTCACCTATCTTCGCCAGCAGGAGCGCTCCGAAAAGACGATTCAGAAATATGCTCATGACCTGACTTCCTGCGCTGTCTCCCTTTCCGGATGCGAAATTACGCGGGAGCGTCTGATCGCATGGAAGGAATCCCTGATTCAAACCCATTCTTCTTCCAGCGTCAACGCCGCCCTTGCGGCTGTCAATGGTTTTCTGGCCTTTTTTCACTGGCACGATCTGAAAATCAAGCCATTGAAAATACAGAGGCAGCTTTTCTGCGACGCCGAGCGGGAATTAAGCCGAAGTGAATACCTGCGTCTGGTCGGAGCCGCCAAAACCCGCGGCAATGAACGCATATCTCTGGTTCTCCAGACTATTTGCAGCACTGGAATCCGTGTATCGGAGCTTCGTTTCATTACAGCCGAAGCTGTCCGCTCAGGGCGGACGGAAGTGGCCTGCAAGGGAAAGCGGCGCACCGTTTTTCTGCCGGAAAAACTTAGAAAGCCGTTAAAACGCTATCTGAAAAAACAAAAAAGAACGACCGGGCCTGTGTTCGTGACAAAAAGCGGCAGGCCGTTAGATCGTTCAAATATCTGGAGAGATATGAAAGCCTTGTGCGGCAACGCAGGCGTAAGCCCCAAAAAGGTCTTCCCCCACAATCTGCGCCATCTGTTCGCCCGCACCTTCTATTCCATAGAAAAGGATTTATCCCGGCTGGCCGACATTCTTGGCCACACCAACATTTCAACTACGAGAATTTATACCATGGAAAGCGGAACGGCACACGTAAGGCTTTTGAATCAGATGGGTTTGATCCTTACCACATAAGAACCATTCTGTTGTAAGAAGCAGCTTGTGTGCAATCCCCATCTTCGTAATATTACTACATATAGCTCCTTTTTTTCAATACCTTTGCCGAAAAAAAGCCCTGTACATTCGGAAAAAAAGCATAAAAACCAGGCCGGGGAAAAATCTCTTTTTATCCGGTCTGATTTTTATGCCTTTTTTTGGCAGAACCGCCTGCATTTTTCTAAATCAGATACGTTCCGCCGTTTTTTCTGCAACAGAATGGTTCTTATGTTGCAGAAAAAGGAGGTGAAGGTTTTGAACCATACATTTTCCGTGGACCGCATGGAAAAAAAATACTGTCTTACGCCGGTACAAAAAAGCCTGCTGTTCCATCGTCTGTCACAGGTCATGGAACTTGACGGGAATGGTACCCAGGGTGGGTATCTGGTGCGTTCCGTATATTTCGACAGCATCTACGACAACGACTACTTTGACAAGGTAAACGGAGTGGAAATCCGCAAAAAAATACGGCTGCGGATCTATCGGCCTGACCAGGAAAGCGTCAAGCTGGAGCTGAAGCAGAAATGGGGCGCCGCCCAGAGGAAAAAAACCATGTGGATCCCGAGAAGCCTGGCGGAGGACATGCTCTGCGGGGAGTACGGCGGCCTGTCCGGACTGGGCGAGGCGTTATCTGATGAAATCTATTCCATCCTGGAACTTGGCGCCTATCGCCCGAAATGCATCATCGAGTACCATCGGGCTGCCTTTACGGAACGGAGCAACGACATCCGCATTACATTTGATTCCGATATCCGGGCTTCCGCCTCCTGCGGCGGATTTTTTCGACCGGATTTGTCTATGCTCCCGCTTCTTAATGAACCGGTTTTGGAGGTAAAATACAATGGTTTTCTCTTAAGTAACATCAAGCAGATCCTGGATCTGGCGGATTCTTCCGAGACCTCCGTCAGCAAGTACGCCATGTCCAGGAACCTGTTTTTATAGATTTTAAAGTACATGGGAGGATCTGAAATGAAGAACTTTATTATGCAGTATTCGCAGGATGTCGTACAGGAGCTGTCAGTCCAGCAGATTATTTTAAACATGGCCGTTGCACTGGCCGTGGGGCTTGTCATTTACCTTTCCTATCGTTTTTCCCACTCCGGGGCCATATACAGCGCAAGATTCAATGTGTCGCTGTTAATGATGACCCTGATTACCACCATGATTATGAACGTCATCGGCAACAACATTGCCCTGTCCCTTGGCATGGTCGGCGCTCTCTCCATCGTCCGCTTCCGCACCGCCATTAAGGATTCCCGCGATACGGCGTATATTTTCTGGTGCATTGCCGTAGGAATCTGCTGCGGCGTGTCTTACTATGCGCTGGCAGCCATCGGAACCGGTATGATTTTCTTAGTCATGCTCGTCATGGGAAGCGTAAAATCAAATGACAGGTACCTGCTGATTATTGATGCCGACGGAGAGGAATTTTCCCGGGAAATCGAAGAAACGGTTCTTGTGCAGTACAAGGGGAAAGCCGTCTTACGGGTCGCAAATATCTCAAAAGGACAGGCGGAGTATATTTACGAGCTCACGTCCAGGGTCATTGCAGAAAGCGGTCAGAATGAGACGAGTCCCATCACCATGCTTCGCAGGATCGCGGGAGTCCAGCGCGTCAATCTTGTGTGCCAGAATGAGGAGATGAGCAGATAATGCGCCGGAGAGAGAGGGAAATCTCCGCCGCCGTCATCGCCTTTCTGTTTTTCTGCGGCTTTCTTTGGAGCCGGTTTCAGAAAGAGGTTTACACCTTTCCTCAGATGCCGGAGCCGGTTTCCGGGGAAACGGCAGATCTCAGCGAAAAAGCCATTGCAGCGGATGAGTCCTTTGATCCCAATATCCGGCCGTCTGCAACCGGCTGGACAAACTTCCGTGACAAAAAAATCCTTGTTGACGAGACGTTTTCCAGTAATCTCCCATTGGTGGTGATTGACACCGGAGATCAGGAGCCAAAAAGAGGCGTTGTGTGGGACGGAGAAAAAGATTACTATGTCTCCACCGGCGAAGACCCTTATGCCTACGGGGAAATTTTCGTCATTGACAATCCGGAGGGAACCAATTCCCCCAAAGACTCTGCATCCGTCCATTCTCTGTGTAAGCTGAAGATACGCGGAAATTCATCGGGAAACTATGATAAAAAGCAGTATCTTTTAAAGCTCATTGACGAAGATGGAAAACCGGAAAGCCGGAACATTCTTGAGATGGGCGGGGACAATGAATGGATTTTAAATGTCTCCTTCATTGATAAATCCCTGCTGAGGAACTATCTGGCCTATACGACCGCCGGTGAATTTATGCCGTTTACCCCGGATGCAAAATACTGCGAGGTTTTATGGAAAGACGGGACGCAGTATCGGTATGAAGGCGTATATCTGATGTTAGAAAGCATCAAGGAGGGAAAGCACCGTGTTGACCTGCCGGCGTATTCTGACAACGGAACCGTGACTCCTGCGCTTCTTCGCCGGGATCGGTACAATGTCAATGGAATTATGCTGGAAAACTATGCGACCGAGCGGCAGCTCACTTCCGGATACCTGGACATCGAATATCCAAAGAAAGATGTCATTACCAAAAAGGGCATTCAAAACGTCACGGAACAGGTCAGCCGATTTGAACGTGCGCTGTATTCTGAAAACTGGAAGGACTTTGTTCAGTACCGGGCATATATCGACATGGATTCTTTTGTTGACTATTTTATTGTAAACGAATTTTTCCTGAACTACGATGCCGGATACAATTCCACCTATATTTACATGGATTACAGCGGTAAGCTGTATATGGGGCCGGTATGGGATTTCGATCAGGCCATGGACAACAATGCCACAGAAATTGCCAATCTCCAGACGACGGCTTTCCACTCGGCGCCATGGTTTGACAGACTTCTTCAGGATCCCATTTTCACGGAAATGATTATCGAGCGGTATGCCGAACTGAGATCGTCCATCCTTTCCGATGCATCCATCCGGGCCTTTACCGAATCAGTCATCGAATACCTCGGTCCGGCCATCGACCGGGACTGGGCGCGGTGGGGATACTACTACACAGACGGCAATTACCTGAGTACCAGAATGCCGGACGGCTCCAACCGCAACACGCAGACACACCGGGAAGAAACAGAAAAAATATTGAGCGTACTTTCCCAGCACGGCGCATGGATGGACGAACGGCTGGACAGCCTGTACCAGTTCAAAAAAATAACTCTGGAAGAGGCAAAGGCACAGCTCGCAGGCCAGTCTGTTAATTACAGCCCCGCGCTGGCCGTTCTCTTCATCGCAGTTTTTCAGATTTCCGTGATCCTGGTCATCAAATACGACAATGAATCATAAGAAATGAGGGCATTATGAGCAAACGAAAACTATGGTTTTGGCTGATGACAGTCACCTCTGTCATCTACATTGGCTGGAGATTTTTCTTCACCCTTCCTTTAGAAAACGGCATCGTCGCACTGATTGCCGGTATCGCTCTGTTTGCGGCGGAGCTTATCAGCATGCTGGAGGCAGTCATCCACTATATCTGCATGAGCCGCGATAAGGAGCCGGATCTGCCGTCCGTCCCCGCAGAGGACTTCCCCCATGTGGATGTCCTGATCGCAACCCACAGCGAGGAGACAGAGCTTCTCTTTAAAACCGTAAACGGCTGCAAGCACATGGAGTATCCAGATAAATCCAAGGTACATATCTATCTCTGTGACGACGGGAACCGGCCGGAAGCTGCACAGCTTGCTGAGGATATGGGCATCGGCTATCTTCCGCTGACAGACAATAAACTGGCGAAAGCTGGAAACTTAAACAACGCGCTGTCCCATACAGATTCGCCGCTTGTTGTAACCTTCGATGCTGACATGATTCCGAGGAGCAATTTCCTCATGGAGACCGTCCCATATTTCTTCCTGCCCAAAATGATTAAGGAAGATGGTGTCTGGAGAAAAAGAACAGAGGAAGAAATCGACCCGGATTATAAGATCGGCTTCGTCCAGACTCCGCAGAGCTTTTATAACCCCGATCTGTTCCAGTTTAATTTCTTTGCCGAAAGAAACATTCCAAATGAACAGGATTATTTCTTTAAAGAAGTAAACGTCGGGCGAAACGGCAGCAATTCCGTGATTTATGCCGGCTCCAATACCGTGATTTCCAGGGAGGCCCTGGATGAGGTCGGCGGAATCCACACCGGCACCATTACGGAAGACTTTGCAACCGGCATCGACATTCAGGCAAAGGGCTATACCTGCATCGGCACGAAAAAAGTTCTGGCTTCCGGCCTGGCACCCAACGACTTTCCGACACTGCTCAGACAACGCCAGAGATGGGGACGTGGATGCGTGCAGACAGTACGCAGCCTCAAATTTTGGTTCGGCAGCCTCCCCATTTTGTCCAAGTTAAGCTACTTTGCATGTTTGCTGTACTGGTGGACATTTTTGCGGAGAATTGTGTATATTTTATCCCCCATTCTATTCTCTGTATTTGGCGTCCTGGTCGTCAGGACGGATTTGTTCGGCATCCTGTGCATCTGGCTTCCGTCTTATTTGATTTATAACCATTCTCTCCGCCTCCTGTCGGGGAAAATCCGCGATCAGAAGTGGAGCAATATCGTCGATACCATTCTCTGCCCCTACATGATTCTTCCGATTCTGGCAGAGACCCTGGGGATCCGGATGAAAAAATTTGTTGTGACCTCCAAGGAAAAGACTGCATCGAGAGGCACAAAAATCCTTTACGCCGTCCCGCACATGATCCTGCTTGCGGCAACGGCGGCCGGAATCTATTTCAGCGTGACTTCCATCATGCTGTATCGGAGCTTTCTTGGGATTGTTGTTCTGTTCTGGCTGTGCATGAACGCGTATTTCCTCATCATGGCCGTGCTTTTCATGCTGGGAAGAATCAACTACCGGAAATCCGAGCGGTTTTATGCGGAAATTCCCATCAGTTTCCAGAGTGGGGATGAAGAAGTCCAGGGAATGACCTGCGACATCTCCGAGCATGGTTTCGCCTTCCGACTGGACTTCCCGGAGTTTTTGGACGGCGTATGCAGCTTTACAATCCGGGACAAAAAATGGCAGGCCTCCGTAAAAGGACAGATTGTCCATGTTTCCAGAGACCGTGACAAATGGAAATACTGCGTCAAGCTGGAGCCGCTGTCCTTGCAGGAAAAGCAGGATTACAATCAGATTGTTTTTGACAGATTCCCGACGCTTGCCTCGGAAATCAGGACCACGGCCGTAAAGGATCTGGTAATCCTGTTCAAACGGAAAATAGCCGCGCCCATGCAGTCCCACCGGAAATATCCGCGCATCCTGTTAAACTGCGAGGTGACTGCTGAAGACGGCAGCAAGGTAAAAGTCATTGACTACAACTACCGTTACGTAACAACTGAAGAGCCTCTTTCCGACTCGAAGCTTCACCTGGATTTCGGCGGAAAAACGCTTCTTTTGAAAAAAGCCGATCAGACGAATGCGTCAAGGAAAAATCTCTATGAGGTGACAAACTGGGAACAGGTATCTGCCTCCCGTGAGATAAAAGCTGCACTGAAAAAAATGATGGGAGAGCTGCCGCGTGAGGAAGCATTACAGAGCGTATAACCGCAGTCCATTTTCCCTTCTGATGTTTGCCGCTGTCCTGGTTCTGGCTGCCGCAGTCCTTTTTCTGGTCAGACGGCAGGGCGCTTTATCCGGATCCGTGGATGCCCTGATGGCAGAAAACCGCAGGCTCCAGGAACAGGAGTCTGCCATGGAAGCCGAAATCGACGCCCTCCGCCGCAAAAAAAAGCTGGGCCGCTTATCCGTAGAGGGCACCGAGCTTCTCGGCCCGGACGGAACCCCCGTAAGGTTAAAGGGCATCAGCAGCCACGGCCTCGCATGGTATCCGGAATACACCAACTACCGCGCTTTAAAAACCATAAAGGGCTATGGCGCCAATGTTTTCCGAATTGCCCTTTATCCGGATCAAAACGACGGATATCTGGAGGAACCGGAGCTGAATCAGAAGCTTTTATACCAGGCCGTCGAAAATTCCCTCGCAGCCGGGCTCTACACCATCATTGACTGGCATGTGCTTCAGGACGAGAATCCCAACAGGCATCTTGATGAGGCTCTCGCCGTCTTTGAGGAAACAGCAAAGCATTACGGTGATGAGCCTGGGATTCTCTACGAAATCTGCAACGAGCCAAACGGCGATACCACCTATGAAGACATCGCAGAATATGCAGGCCAGGTAATTCCCGTCATTCGGAAATACGCGCCGAACGCCGTGATTCTCGTTGGCACGCCGGGGTACTGCACCTCTCTTTCCGAGGCCATACGCTCCCCCCTTCCGTATGAGAACCTCATGTACACCTACCACTACTATGCCGGCGTATCGGACTGTGAATTTGCCGTCGAGGAAATCCTGCGCGGCCTGGAAAACGGCCTGCCTGTCTTCATCAGCGAGTGGGGCATCGACAGCCATGTCCAGGAGAACGGCGCATGGGAAGAGACGGATGTATTCCTGGATTTTCTGGACGCGCAGAACCTCAGTTGGGTGAACTGGTCGCTCTGCAACAAAGACGAGGGATATTCCCTGATTGGGCATGAAGAGACAGGGGTATCCGGCTGGACGTTAGACGAGCTGACCCCCTCCGGAAGATACGTCGTGGGACGGCTTCAGGAGACGGGGAACGTATCTGAAACGATGCTTTGGGGACTTCGGGCGCAGGAAATGGCCTGGATCGCGTTTGCGGTGATGGGGCTTTTTTGAAAGCGTCAGCACAAAAACCTCCCGCAGAATCCTCTTTCTCTCCATCACCCATCTTTTCATAAACTATCAAAAGGCCGGCCACATTTCGCGTGACCGGCCTTCCTTCATTTTACTTTCCTAAAACCTTCACCGTCTCATACAGCAGGCTCACTCCATACCCGCTTGCACCGTGAATGCAGTAGGAGTTACCCTCCGGCAGCCAGTTGACCGGGGCCATGTCCACGTGAACCCATGGCTTTTCTTCCACGAACTCCTGGATAAACAGGCCGGCCACGATGCTGCCGCCGCCCATGGGGTTCCCGGGGCTGCTGTTCTTGATGTCCGCCACGTCGGAGCGGATGGCCGCAAACAGCTCCTTGTCTGCCGGAAGCCGCCAGATTTTCTCGCAGGAAGCCTCCGAAGCAGCTTCCACCTCGGCGTAAAGCTCGTCGTCGTTTGCCAGGACTGCCGCGCTCTTTCCGCCGACAGCGCCTTTTGCCGCGCCGGTCAGGGTTGCAATGTCGATGATCGCCCCTGCGCCTTCCTTCCGGATCGCGTAGGTGATGGCGTCAGCCAGGGTCAGACGTCCCTCGGCATCCGCATTTAACATTTCAATGGTCTTTCCGTTCATGGAGAACAAGATGTCGCCGGGAACATAGGCGTCGCCGGAAATCATGTTCTCGCAGGCTGCCGCGACGGCAATGACGTTGACCGGAAGCTTTTCCAAGGCAATGGCACGGATGGCGCCGATAACGGCTGCCGCGCCGCCCATGTCATCATGCATGGTATCCATTTTGGACTTTAAGCTGTATCCGCCGCTGTCGAACATGATGCCTTTGCCGACAAGGGCCACCGGCGCCTCGCCTTCCTTTCCGCCGTGATAGCGGAGCACGATGAGCCTCGGCTCGTCAACGGCTCCCTGTGCCACGGAGAGGAACGCGCCCATCTTCATGTCTTCCATCTCTTTTTTGTCATAAACCTGAATCTCAAGTCCGGTCTCCTTGGCCACAGCCGCCGCCTCTTCGGCCAGCTTCTCCGGCGTCATGTACATGGACGGGTGGTTCACCAGATCTCTTGCCAGCATGGTGCTTTCCGCCACATGCTTTGCCTCCCTGGCAATGTCTTCCATCCCCTCTTTTTCCGTCACCATCACGGCCTCTTTCATGCCATTTTCCACAGGCACGGACTTATAGGCGTTGAACTGGTACGATACGAGATATGGAAGCTCAAAAAGCTTCTGGATCCGCTCATGGCTCGAAAGGAGTTCTCCCGCCGCGTCCATGAAGACGGCTGTCACGGCCGGCTTCGATTCCTTGCAGCACTTAAACGCCTTTGCAAGAGCTAAAAATACCTCCCGGTTCGTGGCCGTTCCGTCTCCAAGCTGGACTAAAACCAGCTTCCGGAACTTCTCTGTCTCTTTCTCATAGAGTTCCGCCGCATACACAGCGCCGCATTCCTTTCCCGGTTTTCCTGCCTTAACGGCCGAAAGAACCGCCTCCTTCATCATTTCCGGCAGCCCGGGAAGCGCCAAAGCGGCCTGTCCCGATACGCTTTCTTCTGAGAGCGGGACGATGAGTGCGTCAAACTCTGCCCCCAGTTCTTTTTTTACTGATACTTTCATCCTCTTTTTAATACCTCCTTATAGTTTTGCTGCTCCTCTTTGTTTGCGAGAACAAAATGCCCTTCCTCAATCTCTGTCCACTCCGGCTTGTCTGTCTCATAATGATGGCAGGACGGATCATAAACCTCCACCACCTTTTTCCGTTCGGTAAGCGGATCCGGCTGCGGGATGGCGGAAAGAAGCGCCTTCGTGTAGGGATGGAGCGGATGGCTGTAAAGCTTCTCCGTCTCGGCCAGTTCCACGATTTTCCCTTTATGGATAACGGCCACCCGGTCGGAAATGAACCGGACAATGGAAAGGTCATGGGCAATAAACAGGTACGTGAAGCCCTTTTTCTTCTGAAGCTCGGAAAGCAGGTTTAAAACCTGCGCGCGGATGGAGACATCCAGGGCCGAAATCGGCTCATCGGCGATGACAAGCTTCGGCTCCATGACGAGAGCCCTGGCGATGCCGATCCTCTGCCGCTGCCCGCCGGAAAACTCGTGAGGGAAACGGCTGGCAAATTCCGGGAGAAGGCCCACATCTAAAAGCGCCTGCTCCACAATCTGCTTTCTGTCGGCCTCATTCTTAAATTTGTGCAGGTTGTAAAGCCCCTCAGACACGATGTAATCCACCTTTGCGCGCTCATTTAAAGACGCCATGGGATCCTGGAAAATCATCTGGATATTCTCCACAACCTTCCTGTCCATCTCCTTGGAAATCTTTCC comes from the Eubacteriaceae bacterium Marseille-Q4139 genome and includes:
- a CDS encoding YitT family protein encodes the protein MKMLQKAEIRRAAARYGLLLLGTAILSFGLYNVHSQSQITEGGVFGLQLLFQHWFHISPSITGPVMDIACYLAAWKLLGGGFIKNAVIASLGYSFFYSLHERTGHLLPYMGDKPLLAAVLGGLFVGVGVGLIVRSGGASGGDDALALILNKLTKVKLEKCYLATDVVVLMLSLSYISPMNIACSLVTVSISSFLIGKLYGDREEEETPEQKKRKAAVGMAGAVPEK
- a CDS encoding nitrite/sulfite reductase codes for the protein MDIKNPELWKEDIKTFRERTAAFYSGEIDKMEYKSISGYYGSYAQRGGAKNMLRLRMPAGQVTKETLLFLAGIIEKYRIERLHFTTCQTIQLHDLDGQTAADIMEEALEHGIVTMGGGGDYPRNVMCSPLSGVEPGEYFDVQPWAKAAGEYMMQFLKAEKLPRKLKIGFSNSPENLTHATYRDLGFAARPDGTFDVYSAGGLGGMPKFGIRTAEGVKPEHVLYYVHAMWELFHAYGNYENRAKARTRFLPEALGGPDAYRKVFEAELSKVFSLGGELAVSLVPPVIAKVGAGDPPPGPRILPQKQAGLYTAVWHPIGGMPDREIFCRLCRAVQDMEAVEMRLSPDQTAYLINLTGAEAETVLSITTDSAESIFEMSVSCIGGSTCQTGPRDSQALLLSCMKAVREAGLSYDALPKIHISGCPSSCGTHQTGVMGFRGARKLADGKPQPAFTLYLGGNERQGFETMGKEIGTILQSEISAFLVELGKMAEESGLGFDAWRKENPGAIEALAEKYI
- a CDS encoding tyrosine-type recombinase/integrase; its protein translation is MNTHSHPKLLSSERIASYLTYLRQQERSEKTIQKYAHDLTSCAVSLSGCEITRERLIAWKESLIQTHSSSSVNAALAAVNGFLAFFHWHDLKIKPLKIQRQLFCDAERELSRSEYLRLVGAAKTRGNERISLVLQTICSTGIRVSELRFITAEAVRSGRTEVACKGKRRTVFLPEKLRKPLKRYLKKQKRTTGPVFVTKSGRPLDRSNIWRDMKALCGNAGVSPKKVFPHNLRHLFARTFYSIEKDLSRLADILGHTNISTTRIYTMESGTAHVRLLNQMGLILTT
- a CDS encoding polyphosphate polymerase domain-containing protein; this encodes MNHTFSVDRMEKKYCLTPVQKSLLFHRLSQVMELDGNGTQGGYLVRSVYFDSIYDNDYFDKVNGVEIRKKIRLRIYRPDQESVKLELKQKWGAAQRKKTMWIPRSLAEDMLCGEYGGLSGLGEALSDEIYSILELGAYRPKCIIEYHRAAFTERSNDIRITFDSDIRASASCGGFFRPDLSMLPLLNEPVLEVKYNGFLLSNIKQILDLADSSETSVSKYAMSRNLFL
- a CDS encoding DUF4956 domain-containing protein, coding for MKNFIMQYSQDVVQELSVQQIILNMAVALAVGLVIYLSYRFSHSGAIYSARFNVSLLMMTLITTMIMNVIGNNIALSLGMVGALSIVRFRTAIKDSRDTAYIFWCIAVGICCGVSYYALAAIGTGMIFLVMLVMGSVKSNDRYLLIIDADGEEFSREIEETVLVQYKGKAVLRVANISKGQAEYIYELTSRVIAESGQNETSPITMLRRIAGVQRVNLVCQNEEMSR
- a CDS encoding CotH kinase family protein, whose amino-acid sequence is MRRREREISAAVIAFLFFCGFLWSRFQKEVYTFPQMPEPVSGETADLSEKAIAADESFDPNIRPSATGWTNFRDKKILVDETFSSNLPLVVIDTGDQEPKRGVVWDGEKDYYVSTGEDPYAYGEIFVIDNPEGTNSPKDSASVHSLCKLKIRGNSSGNYDKKQYLLKLIDEDGKPESRNILEMGGDNEWILNVSFIDKSLLRNYLAYTTAGEFMPFTPDAKYCEVLWKDGTQYRYEGVYLMLESIKEGKHRVDLPAYSDNGTVTPALLRRDRYNVNGIMLENYATERQLTSGYLDIEYPKKDVITKKGIQNVTEQVSRFERALYSENWKDFVQYRAYIDMDSFVDYFIVNEFFLNYDAGYNSTYIYMDYSGKLYMGPVWDFDQAMDNNATEIANLQTTAFHSAPWFDRLLQDPIFTEMIIERYAELRSSILSDASIRAFTESVIEYLGPAIDRDWARWGYYYTDGNYLSTRMPDGSNRNTQTHREETEKILSVLSQHGAWMDERLDSLYQFKKITLEEAKAQLAGQSVNYSPALAVLFIAVFQISVILVIKYDNES
- a CDS encoding glycosyltransferase, which codes for MSKRKLWFWLMTVTSVIYIGWRFFFTLPLENGIVALIAGIALFAAELISMLEAVIHYICMSRDKEPDLPSVPAEDFPHVDVLIATHSEETELLFKTVNGCKHMEYPDKSKVHIYLCDDGNRPEAAQLAEDMGIGYLPLTDNKLAKAGNLNNALSHTDSPLVVTFDADMIPRSNFLMETVPYFFLPKMIKEDGVWRKRTEEEIDPDYKIGFVQTPQSFYNPDLFQFNFFAERNIPNEQDYFFKEVNVGRNGSNSVIYAGSNTVISREALDEVGGIHTGTITEDFATGIDIQAKGYTCIGTKKVLASGLAPNDFPTLLRQRQRWGRGCVQTVRSLKFWFGSLPILSKLSYFACLLYWWTFLRRIVYILSPILFSVFGVLVVRTDLFGILCIWLPSYLIYNHSLRLLSGKIRDQKWSNIVDTILCPYMILPILAETLGIRMKKFVVTSKEKTASRGTKILYAVPHMILLAATAAGIYFSVTSIMLYRSFLGIVVLFWLCMNAYFLIMAVLFMLGRINYRKSERFYAEIPISFQSGDEEVQGMTCDISEHGFAFRLDFPEFLDGVCSFTIRDKKWQASVKGQIVHVSRDRDKWKYCVKLEPLSLQEKQDYNQIVFDRFPTLASEIRTTAVKDLVILFKRKIAAPMQSHRKYPRILLNCEVTAEDGSKVKVIDYNYRYVTTEEPLSDSKLHLDFGGKTLLLKKADQTNASRKNLYEVTNWEQVSASREIKAALKKMMGELPREEALQSV